One Roseomonas sp. OT10 DNA window includes the following coding sequences:
- a CDS encoding helix-turn-helix domain-containing protein: protein MTPEIFDTAQLAPEQQFEDWMEWWSGFTAQTPVATDKGFRASRRTWHLGDFGLARVSAPPLRVVRSRDHIRRDPYDHWNICIGLGAATQLTYRSGAIIVPPRIPFVVSLGEEMVSERAQDDRVQLYLPRDRFRELAPLLDSSTADALGSPMRGMLADFILALEGRLPELAESDLPRLTQAISAMVAACIEPSKGRLGASAGQIDFTRMEKIRRVARAHLRSPDLSPDLLCRLVGVSRSHLYRLLEREGGVSRWIRRQRLLASHALLSDVSQTGTISAIAYEFGFADAATFSRAFRREFGVSPRDVRTAALAGTAVPMTDRGNPPAVHSLDDLLRAA from the coding sequence ATGACTCCCGAGATCTTCGACACCGCGCAACTTGCGCCGGAGCAGCAATTCGAAGACTGGATGGAATGGTGGTCGGGCTTCACCGCGCAGACACCCGTCGCCACCGACAAGGGCTTCCGTGCCTCCAGGCGGACGTGGCACCTGGGTGACTTCGGCCTGGCCCGGGTCAGCGCGCCGCCCCTGCGGGTGGTGCGGTCCAGGGACCATATCCGGCGCGATCCCTACGACCACTGGAACATCTGCATCGGCCTGGGCGCCGCGACGCAGCTCACCTACCGGAGCGGCGCCATCATCGTGCCGCCGCGCATCCCCTTCGTCGTCTCCCTGGGCGAGGAGATGGTCAGCGAACGCGCGCAGGATGACCGCGTGCAGCTCTATCTGCCGCGCGACCGCTTCCGGGAGCTGGCCCCGCTGCTGGATTCCTCGACCGCCGATGCCCTCGGCTCGCCCATGCGGGGCATGCTGGCCGACTTCATCCTGGCCCTGGAAGGCCGGCTGCCGGAACTGGCGGAATCGGACCTGCCCCGGCTCACCCAGGCCATCAGCGCCATGGTCGCGGCCTGCATCGAGCCCTCGAAGGGCCGTCTCGGCGCATCGGCGGGGCAGATCGACTTCACCAGGATGGAGAAGATCCGGCGGGTCGCACGCGCCCACCTGCGCTCGCCCGATCTGAGCCCGGACCTGCTCTGCCGCCTGGTCGGCGTCTCCCGCTCGCATCTCTATCGCCTGCTGGAGCGCGAGGGCGGGGTGTCGCGCTGGATCCGGCGCCAGCGCCTGCTCGCCAGCCATGCGCTGCTGAGCGACGTCAGCCAGACCGGCACCATCAGCGCCATCGCCTACGAGTTCGGCTTCGCCGACGCGGCGACCTTCAGCCGCGCCTTCCGGCGCGAGTTCGGCGTCTCCCCGCGCGACGTGCGGACGGCGGCCCTGGCCGGTACCGCGGTCCCGATGACCGACCGGGGGAACCCTCCGGCGGTCCATTCCCTCGACGACCTGTTGCGCGCCGCGTGA
- a CDS encoding alpha/beta hydrolase — MPDAVPPGGGRVLLLHGIARRAASMGRMERALRAAGYGTLNLDYAARHRPLEALAEEVAREARDFLARPDGALHIVAHSMGGLLARILATRHRPPALGRVVMLGTPNGGSEVADLLSRNLLYRRFFGPAGAQLVTCPEASLRAALGPVDYPLGVIAGDRSLDPIASWLLLPGPNDGRVCVARTRVEGMADHLVLHVTHTLMMRHPEVIRQTLHFLRHGRFDPAAAGR, encoded by the coding sequence ATGCCGGATGCGGTGCCGCCGGGGGGCGGGCGCGTGCTGCTGCTGCACGGCATCGCGCGCCGCGCCGCCTCGATGGGCCGGATGGAGCGTGCGCTGCGCGCGGCCGGCTACGGGACGCTGAACCTGGACTACGCCGCCCGGCACCGGCCGCTGGAGGCCCTGGCCGAGGAGGTGGCGCGGGAGGCGCGGGACTTCCTGGCGCGGCCGGACGGGGCGCTGCACATCGTGGCGCATTCGATGGGCGGCCTGCTGGCCCGCATCCTCGCCACCCGGCACCGGCCGCCGGCCCTGGGCCGCGTGGTGATGCTGGGCACGCCCAATGGCGGCAGCGAGGTCGCGGACCTGCTGAGCCGCAACCTGCTGTACCGGCGCTTCTTCGGCCCGGCCGGGGCGCAACTGGTCACCTGCCCGGAGGCGAGCCTGCGCGCCGCCCTGGGTCCGGTGGACTACCCGCTGGGGGTGATCGCGGGCGACCGCTCGCTGGACCCGATCGCCTCCTGGCTGCTGCTGCCGGGGCCCAATGACGGCCGGGTCTGCGTGGCGCGCACGCGGGTGGAGGGCATGGCCGACCACCTGGTGCTGCACGTCACGCACACGCTGATGATGCGCCATCCGGAGGTGATCCGGCAGACGCTGCACTTCCTCCGCCACGGGCGCTTCGACCCGGCGGCGGCAGGCCGGTAG
- a CDS encoding esterase/lipase family protein, with amino-acid sequence MDRRHASGLCSFLLRGALSLPLLLGALAGCALPVSVELVDQRSEYRRLARNAMSSWSISEETRNVLRRRALLETFEFFPDAGIAQMHALVAAGRDEPGELFALAEMSYLHGRGRGGAPHLLAAALYAYGHIFPAIASDATDAFDPRFRQALDLYNLALSEALTSPDGEHVALAAGRYPLPFGSIDIAVDEASLEWGSGRLTNFLPATRLRVSGLQNLYRRAGLGAPLAVATPAPSARTDTAPAGGDVPEAQADSGRAPPPPPDASDEARAVQLAGRFRIPGTAVLAMENPTQQLRGTALRGTLSLHMMFDTDAVRIAGRRVPLEYRPSAAFALGLQESNLWSQEFRAFLFGDLLDRQRSNLIALAPHRPGRIPVVLVHGTASSSSRWSDLVNDLVSDPRIESNYEFWFFTYATGNPVAYSALQLREALTASIRTLNSPEADPGLSQMVVIGHSQGGLLTKMMAIDPGDRLWQSVSHRPPEALRLSADSLDLVRRAFFFRPVPGVRRVVFIATPHGGSFLTEFGVTRLLSRLVTLPAAILQVSGEVLSGDPEAAALVPNGMRIGSLHGMLPGSPFLEALRATPLAPGVTGHSIIAVTGNGPPERGSDGVVRFESAYLPGMESTKVVRSGHSTQSDPHTVAEVRRILLEHLDQACRTAIRCGTPAAAPAVAARQ; translated from the coding sequence ATGGATCGCCGCCACGCCTCGGGCCTCTGCTCTTTCCTGCTCCGGGGAGCCCTTTCCCTGCCGCTCCTCCTGGGCGCGCTGGCGGGCTGCGCGCTGCCGGTGTCGGTCGAGCTGGTGGACCAGCGCTCGGAGTACCGGCGGCTGGCGCGCAACGCCATGTCCTCGTGGTCGATCAGCGAGGAGACGCGCAACGTCCTGCGGCGCCGCGCCCTGCTGGAGACCTTCGAGTTCTTCCCCGATGCCGGCATCGCGCAGATGCACGCCCTGGTCGCGGCCGGCCGCGACGAGCCGGGCGAACTCTTCGCCCTGGCGGAGATGTCCTATCTCCATGGGCGCGGCCGGGGCGGGGCGCCGCACCTGCTGGCCGCGGCGCTCTACGCCTACGGGCACATCTTCCCGGCCATCGCCTCCGACGCCACCGACGCCTTCGACCCGCGCTTCCGCCAGGCCCTCGACCTCTACAACCTTGCCCTCTCCGAGGCGCTGACGAGCCCCGATGGCGAGCATGTCGCCCTCGCCGCGGGGCGCTATCCCCTCCCCTTCGGCAGCATCGACATCGCCGTGGACGAGGCCAGCCTGGAATGGGGCAGCGGCCGGCTGACGAACTTCCTGCCCGCCACCCGGCTGCGTGTCAGCGGCCTGCAGAACCTGTACCGCCGCGCCGGGCTGGGGGCGCCGCTGGCGGTCGCCACCCCCGCCCCCTCCGCCCGGACGGACACCGCCCCCGCCGGCGGCGACGTGCCCGAGGCGCAAGCCGATTCCGGTCGCGCCCCGCCACCGCCGCCCGATGCGTCGGACGAGGCGCGCGCCGTGCAGCTGGCCGGCCGCTTCCGCATCCCCGGCACGGCGGTGCTGGCGATGGAGAACCCCACGCAGCAGCTGCGCGGCACGGCGCTGCGCGGCACGCTGAGCCTGCACATGATGTTCGACACCGACGCGGTTCGCATCGCCGGGCGCCGCGTGCCCCTGGAGTACCGTCCCAGCGCCGCCTTCGCGCTGGGGCTGCAGGAGTCGAACCTCTGGTCGCAGGAGTTCCGCGCCTTCCTGTTCGGAGACCTGCTGGACCGGCAGCGTTCGAACCTGATCGCGCTGGCGCCGCACCGGCCGGGGCGGATCCCCGTGGTGCTGGTGCACGGCACCGCCTCCAGCTCCAGCCGCTGGTCCGACCTGGTGAACGACCTTGTCTCCGATCCCCGCATCGAGTCGAACTACGAGTTCTGGTTCTTCACCTATGCCACCGGCAATCCGGTGGCGTACTCCGCGCTGCAGCTGCGCGAGGCGCTGACGGCGTCGATCCGCACGCTGAACAGCCCCGAGGCCGACCCGGGCCTGTCGCAGATGGTGGTGATCGGCCATAGCCAGGGCGGGCTGCTGACGAAGATGATGGCGATCGACCCCGGCGACCGGCTCTGGCAGTCGGTGAGCCACCGCCCGCCGGAGGCGCTGCGGCTGAGCGCGGACTCGCTGGACCTGGTCCGGCGCGCCTTCTTCTTCCGGCCGGTGCCCGGGGTGCGGCGGGTGGTCTTCATCGCGACGCCGCATGGCGGCAGCTTCCTGACGGAGTTCGGCGTCACGCGCCTGCTCTCGCGCCTCGTCACCCTGCCGGCCGCCATCCTCCAGGTCAGCGGCGAGGTCCTGTCCGGCGACCCCGAGGCCGCCGCGCTGGTGCCCAACGGCATGCGCATCGGCAGCCTGCACGGCATGCTGCCCGGCAGCCCCTTCCTGGAAGCCCTGCGGGCGACGCCGCTAGCGCCCGGCGTCACCGGCCATTCCATCATCGCCGTGACCGGCAACGGCCCGCCGGAGCGCGGCAGCGACGGCGTGGTGCGCTTCGAGAGCGCCTACCTGCCCGGCATGGAGTCGACGAAGGTCGTCCGCTCCGGCCATTCCACCCAGTCGGACCCGCATACCGTGGCCGAGGTGCGGCGCATCCTGCTCGAGCACCTCGACCAGGCCTGCCGCACGGCGATCCGCTGCGGCACGCCGGCGGCCGCCCCGGCGGTCGCGGCACGGCAGTAG